ATTAGCCGAAATATATGAACATAACAATTCAAACACTAGTTTCAGGAGGAGTTTTATCATATCAAATCATTTACTATGAACTTAGTTATTTGCATAAAAAAACTAAATGGTCATTCTGAGAAATAATAAGCAATGGAAAGAAAATGTATGAAAACTTCAAACAAACCTgcctcatcttcatcttccattaCAGAAGCCAAAAGTTGCGAAGGTCCAAATTGGTTGCCATTAGAATCTGCTTCGACAGTAGTTCTCATTATGTCTTTTTGCAGCCCTGGTTCCTGAACCTCAAGTCTTGCTTCAGCATTCAGTATTATTTTACTACAATATTCAAAATCAAATTCGAAAGCCCACAGTTCATTTAGATCCCTTGGGACGACTCTCATCGTACGCAAATATGGTGGAAGTTCTCCAAGACTGAAATCAGTAAGTGTAATTTCACCAATATAGGAGGCAGTTCTCATGTTTGACAATTTTCGCTGAAAAACAAGAAAACTAACCATTAGCAAATATGTTTGAAGGACGAGTTTACTTGTTTTAAATGTAAGCATTATCTAACCTGAAGGCGTGCTTTAATGGATTTACTTATATCATCACTCATTTTAGCATCAAAAAACAACCGAGAGATTAGGAGGTTCCAACAAAGTGTGCCTTCATCAGTAAACTTTTCATCTACATTTGTTTCAGGAGAATCTGAGAATCTGTTGCTGTAACTGAAATCAGAACTAGGGGTACTGGGTTGCTTTATGTCTAGTGATGATGAACTACTGCTTGACCTTTCTTCTTGTGCATCAATTAGTGCGGCACCAATGTAGCTGCGTGTTTTTTGGAACGTCTTTCTTTCTGCTTGTGCTGAGGTCGAGCATGTTCTAGTCAACTGGGGAGCTTTTATAGATGCCTTCCTAGCAAACTTCTTAAGGAAAAGGCGTACTTTTGACGACCCATCAGATTTTACTGCCTTGTCCATAATTTCACGATCCTCAGCAGAAAGTGCAGTTGATTTCAGGAAACAAGGGTATCCAGCGTGTAAAGAGGATATGTAACTTCTGAACTCTTCGCTCAACCTAGTATGCAATTTCAGTTTCTCCTTGTCTGTAGAAGATGCAAGACGAAGTGCTTTACACCATGATTCTTTCTCCCAAGAGGTGTCCACATAAAGATAGCATACCTTGCTCCGCTTGCAAATCTCAGATTCCTTGCTTTCTAGTTTTATCGGATACCTCTTAGACCTGAAAGAAAATGGATAAATATAAATGGTAGTTACATTGAAACTAGAGTGCATATGCAAAGTGTATTGCAGTATACACATTCAAATAGGCAAAGTAGGAAAATATAGTCACTTTTTAAGAACATCTAAATTGAAAAATAAAAGCATTCTTAGTCTTTAGCTGAATCCAAAATATAAGCATGCTTATCTAACCTACCATATGTCAAGTAACACATTGAACAAGATACACACTGAACATAAATATGAGTTAATGCGGCGCAAAAACTTTGAAGATCAGTGTATGATAACAAATTTCATATGCACAAACCATTTACGCGACGGTAGGTTAGAAGCAGAAACAGCAAGAACAGTGCAATCCAGAAGCCCAATAGTTAACTGAGAACCATCGGAACCTGTCAAGACAAGCGAGTGGCCTTGAATTTTAGCCCACATCCTTATCGGAGAAACCTCAACGATGTTCTTTTTATCCTTCACGCCTTTCTGAACCCCAGTTGGTGGTAAGCGGTTGCCGTTCCTAACTTTTGGCACCTTTCCTGGCTCTAACATCCAGAGAAAACCCTGCAACAAGTATGGCCGTCAGGTGAAATGATCCAAATTGCAACCATACCTTTCTCGAATAAACACAGATACATCATGTGAGAGTTGGTCTAATGGTCAGCACGGCTAGTTGATGGCCCAGTAGCAAATAAATAACGAAGGATATTGCTTTGCATTAAATACAACAGAACAGAGAGAAGGTGCAAATTCAGGAGAACAGACTGCTTCTCCAATCAGCACCAAGCGTTCAGTCACAACAATTCGAGGAAGGCGAAAGAATCTGGTTCCAAGAAATTTTCTGTATAAAGTAAGCGAGCTTTCCTGGAATGTTTTTGATAGACCCCCATTTGCATAGGATTGCAATTGCGATGCAGGAGAACAGTAGAAAGGAATCGGTAGAAACGGGAGAGTGCGCGGGATAATTTCAGGTTTATTGACCTGCTTCTCGGCGGGGAACGGCCGgtcgccggagagctcggcggcggcggcctccggaggcggaggcctTGGCCCGCGGCGGCGCAGCGCGCGGACGGCCTAGAGAAGCGCCGCCCCCTCCGTGAGAGCGAGCGCGAGGAGGCCCAGGAGGAAGCCCGAGAGGAAGATCGCCACCGCCATgggcgacgacgatgacgaggagacCTTCCCAGGCGAGGCTGCTCTGCAGCGCACAAGAGGACATAGGAAAGAAGAAGAGGCGGAGAAGAAGTCAGCATTGTCAATGGAGGGGCGGACGTGCAGGGCCCATCTGTCACGGTCGGTGCTGCTTTATGACCTTTTTTTAAAGGAGGAGGATCTTTTTGTGCCCAGAACCAGATGCTGAATGGTGAACGCGCTTCTCGCTTCATGGCGCACACACAATGATTTGGAAGTCATTGTCATGACATACAACATAATTGTATTTATGTAAACTTATTTTCTACTCCCTTCGTCCACTATTAAAGGATGTTTTATTCTTTTTTCTAATGCGTATGTGTGTAGACATGTTCTAATGTGTTTGTTCACTCGTTTCAATACGTATGTAGTCCGTATTAAAATGCCCAAACATCTTATAataatgaacggagggagtaaaacttAAAAATGCATTGTTTC
This DNA window, taken from Triticum aestivum cultivar Chinese Spring chromosome 1D, IWGSC CS RefSeq v2.1, whole genome shotgun sequence, encodes the following:
- the LOC123181068 gene encoding uncharacterized protein, whose translation is MLEPGKVPKVRNGNRLPPTGVQKGVKDKKNIVEVSPIRMWAKIQGHSLVLTGSDGSQLTIGLLDCTVLAVSASNLPSRKWSKRYPIKLESKESEICKRSKVCYLYVDTSWEKESWCKALRLASSTDKEKLKLHTRLSEEFRSYISSLHAGYPCFLKSTALSAEDREIMDKAVKSDGSSKVRLFLKKFARKASIKAPQLTRTCSTSAQAERKTFQKTRSYIGAALIDAQEERSSSSSSSLDIKQPSTPSSDFSYSNRFSDSPETNVDEKFTDEGTLCWNLLISRLFFDAKMSDDISKSIKARLQRKLSNMRTASYIGEITLTDFSLGELPPYLRTMRVVPRDLNELWAFEFDFEYCSKIILNAEARLEVQEPGLQKDIMRTTVEADSNGNQFGPSQLLASVMEDEDEAGLFEVFIHFLSIAYYFSE